The Callospermophilus lateralis isolate mCalLat2 chromosome 3, mCalLat2.hap1, whole genome shotgun sequence genome has a segment encoding these proteins:
- the Noxred1 gene encoding NADP-dependent oxidoreductase domain-containing protein 1: protein MDMLEKLESLQFDSEIPEEDRFWLYLQGRSRGLMIEACAHATFFCKVFYNLRELLQKNQNSSSLSTKSGDVDMDDNRNLKVGIIGGGCLGKQLARTLLQLVPIPAASLRISTRRPEVLAEFQKLGVQCFYHNSGLVGWANVIFLCCLPSQLPHICIQIQTSLEKACIVFSFVAAIPIPRLKLLLNHTNILRPQYHCVEDFQKIWGANKEITAALQDPVILRATCPYSSDGGIILNIKWLEGLIYAALNMCTESNVDCRQALQLLNQLFLSVHFKDCMKHEESCPEFQLPHVISKSYVKNLLHRRPFPWFDLTAVQLRETPFSQYHSTNTVLQDHLTYLYYDSFGIAPKKEEEPVDLLDSPSQ from the exons ATGGACATGCTAGAGAAACTTGAATCCCTACAGTTTGATAGTGAGATTCCAGAGGAAGATCGTTTCTGGCTGTATTTGCAGGGTCGTTCTCGGGGACTGATGATTGAGGCCTGTGCCCATGCAACTTTCTTCTGCAAAGTATTCTATAATTTGAG AGAATTATTACAAAAGAATCAAAATTCCAGCTCTCTCTCAACTAAATCAGGTGATGTGGACATGGATGACAACAGGAACTTAAAGGTTGGCATCATTGGAGGTGGCTGTCTCGGGAAGCAGCTGGCTCGTACACTGCTACAACTTGTCCCCATCCCTGCTGCAAGTCTGCGGATCTCCACTCGGAGGCCAGAGGTCCTGG CCGAGTTCCAGAAGCTGGGGGTCCAGTGCTTTTACCATAATTCTGGTCTGGTGGGTTGGGCCAACGTGATATTCCTCTGCTGCTTGCCATCTCAGCTGCCTCATATCTGCATACAAATTCAAACCAGTCTTGAAAAGGCCTGCATTGTGTTCAGCTTTGTAGCAGCCATCCCAATACCCAG GTTGAAACTATTATTGAATCACACCAACATCTTGCGACCTCAGTATCATTGTGTTGAGGATTTTCAGAAGATCTGGGGAGCCAATAAGGAAATCACAGCTGCTCTCCAAGATCCTGTGATTCTTCGGGCTACCTGCCCCTACAGTTCTGATG GGGGAATAATCCTCAATATCAAATGGCTGGAGGGATTAATCTATGCAGCCCTAAACATGTGCACAGAAAGCAATGTGGATTGCCGACAAGCACTGCAGCTTTTGAATCAACTATTTCTTTCTGTTCACTTCAAAGACTGTATGAAACATGAAGAATCCTGCCCAGAATTTCAGCTAccacatgtcatcagcaaatcctATGTCAAGAACTTGCTTCATAGAAG GCCTTTTCCTTGGTTTGATTTGACTGCTGTGCAACTCAGGGAAACTCCCTTTAGCCAGTATCACTCCACCAATACTGTTCTCCAAGACCACCTGACCTACCTGTACTATGATTCATTTGGCATCGCTCCAAAGAAAGAAGAAGAGCCTGTGGATCTCTTGGACTCTCCATCCCAATAA